From the Brassica napus cultivar Da-Ae chromosome A8, Da-Ae, whole genome shotgun sequence genome, one window contains:
- the LOC106399512 gene encoding alkylated DNA repair protein ALKBH8 homolog isoform X2: MGLRWPIIQPTAKSRRRKTKTPSRSEEVSNHKEQSLATKMVQPRFVRPSPSSPSSGTGEPNSSNLYVANCGPAVGLSHDAIGAVFSAFGEVKGVFPADESGVRVIVSFADPFSAKSALEALSGRPCPDLDGRTLHIRYSVLQLPSQVNECVPVSLSGSDLNIPGLFLLPDFVTAEEEQQLLAAVDTQPWIGLAKRRVQHYGYEFCYGTRNVDTKNRLGELPTFVSPILQRISLFPNLDYDPASLNLDQLTVNEYPCGVGLSPHIDTHSAFEDCIFSLSLAGPCIMEFRRYSASTWKAASTTTDDDEKPDSSTCIKKALYLPPRSMLLLSGEARYAWNHYIPHHKIDKVKDKVIRRSPRRVSFTLRKVRNHPCRCEFPQYCDSQQQKHN, translated from the exons ATGGGCCTACGATGGCCCATTATACAGCCTACGGCGAAGTCACGGCGCCGTAAAACGAAAACCCCAAGTCGGTCGGAGGAAGTGAGCAACCACAAGGAACAGTCTCTGGCTACGAAAATGGTCCAGCCCCGATTCGTCCGTCCGTCGCCATCATCGCCTTCCTCCGGCACCGGAGAACCCAACTCATCCAATCTGTACGTCGCGAATTGCGGGCCGGCGGTTGGACTTTCGCACGACGCGATAGGGGCGGTGTTCTCTGCTTTCGGTGAAGTGAAGGGCGTCTTCCCGGCGGACGAGAGCGGCGTTCGTGTCATCGTCTCTTTCGCGGATCCGTTCTCAGCGAAATCCGCTCTAGAAGCCTTGAGTGGTCGGCCATGTCCGGACCTCGATGGAAGGACTTTACATATTCGATACTCTGTTCTTCAGTTACCTTCCCAG GTGAATGAATGCGTCCCAGTTTCTTTGTCTGGTTCAGATTTGAATATCCCAGGGCTCTTCCTTTTACCTGATTTTGTCACTGCTGAAGAAGAACAG CAATTGCTTGCAGCTGTTGATACTCAGCCTTGGATCGGTCTAGCCAAACGGCGTGTTCAACACTATGGATATGAGTTCTGTTACGGGACAAGAAATGTTGATACCAAGAACCGTCTCGGAGAGCTTCCAACGTTTGTCTCTCCTATACTCCAAAGAATCTCATTGTTCCCGAACCTTGACTACGACCCAGCAAGCTTGAATCTAGACCAGTTAACG GTAAATGAGTACCCATGTGGTGTGGGTTTATCACCTCACATTGACACACATTCAGCGTTTGAAGATTGCATTTTCAGCCTTTCTTTAGCTGGTCCTTGCATTATGGAGTTCAGAAGATACTCTGCTTCCACATGGAAAGCAGCATCAACCACCACCGATGACGACGAGAAGCCAGATAGCTCCACTTGCATCAAGAAAGCTCTATATCTTCCTCCTCGGTCTATGCTCTTATTATCTGGGGAAGCTCGGTACGCTTGGAATCATTACATTCCACATCACAAG ATTGACAAGGTGAAGGATAAAGTGATCAGGAGAAGTCCGAGAAGGGTATCTTTCACATTGCGGAAG GTGAGAAATCATCCTTGCAGGTGTGAGTTCCCACAATACTGTGACTCTCAACAACAAAAACATAACTGA
- the LOC106401249 gene encoding carbon catabolite repressor protein 4 homolog 4, whose amino-acid sequence MFNNTLLLHLPRPILPSFTSCRASRKILSKRMTTAMDPKVGKFESVEGADLNSISKPDGIRFRLVSYNILAQVYVKSSFFPHSPPACLKWKARSHAILSVLKKLQADFFCLQEVDEYDSFYRKNMESLGYSGIYIQRTGQRKRDGCAIFYKPSCAELVTKERIEYNDLLDEQKIETSNEAKGDEKEAKDSQKDSRDLNDPQVRLKRDCVGIMAAFRINKPFHHIVIVANTHLYWDPELADVKLAQAKYLLSRLAQFKTLISDEFKCTPSLLLAGDFNSIPGDMVYSYLVSGYKKPAETIAEEVAPIPMCSVYEVTRGEPKFTNCTPGFTNTLDYIFFSPSDFIKPVSILQLPEPESPDVVGFLPNDHHPSDHLPIGAEFEISRE is encoded by the exons ATGTTTAACAATACTCTTCTgcttcatcttcctcgtccCATTCTTCCTTCTTTCACCAG TTGTCGAGCCAGCAGGAAGATTCTTTCGAAAAGAATGACTACTGCAATGGATCCTAAAGTTGGAAAATTTGAATCTGTTGAAGGAGCTGATCTTAATTCAATAAGCAAACCTGAtg GCATCAGATTCCGTCTAGTTTCCTATAACATACTAGCTCAG GTTTATGTGAAGAGCTCCTTTTTCCCACACTCTCCACCTGCCTGCCTCAA ATGGAAAGCTCGTTCACATGCCATTCTCAGCGTTCTGAAAAAACTCCAGGCTGACTTCTTTTGTTTGCAG GAAGTAGATGAGTACGATAGCTTTTACAGAAAAAACATGGAGTCTCTGGGCTACTCTGGGATTTATATTCAGAGAACCGGACAGAGGAAGCGTGATGGTTGTGCAATCTTTTACAAGCCTAGCTG TGCAGAGTTGGTCACCAAAGAACGGATCGAATACAATGATCTTTTGGACGAACAGAAGATTGAGACCTCCAACGAAGCAAAAGGTGATGAAAAAGAAGCGAAAG ATTCTCAGAAAGACAGCCGTGACCTTAATGATCCACAAGTGAGACTAAAACGCGATTGTGTTGGGATAATGGCTGCTTTTAGGATCAACAAGCCGTTTCATCACATTGTCATCGTGGCCAACACACATCTTTACTG GGACCCGGAGCTGGCTGATGTGAAGCTTGCACAAGCCAAGTATCTACTTTCACGACTAGCTCAGTTCAAGACGCTAATATCAGATGAATTCAAGTGCACACCTTCTTTGCTACTTGCTGGTGACTTCAATTCAATCCCTGGAGATATG GTGTATAGTTACCTAGTATCGGGCTATAAGAAACCTGCAGAGACCATAGCAGAAGAAGTGGCTCCTATTCCTATGTGTAGTGTCTATGAAGTGACTAGAGGAGAGCCTAAGTTCACAAACTGCACTCCAGGATTCACAAACACACTTGACTACATCTTCTTCTCTCCTTCAGACTTCATCAAACCTGTGAGTATCCTCCAACTACCTGAACCAGAATCTCCGGATGTTGTTGGTTTCTTACCTAATGATCATCACCCAAGTGACCATTTACCGATAGGGGCTGAGTTTGAGATCAGTCGGGAATAG
- the LOC106399512 gene encoding alkylated DNA repair protein ALKBH8 homolog isoform X1, protein MGLRWPIIQPTAKSRRRKTKTPSRSEEVSNHKEQSLATKMVQPRFVRPSPSSPSSGTGEPNSSNLYVANCGPAVGLSHDAIGAVFSAFGEVKGVFPADESGVRVIVSFADPFSAKSALEALSGRPCPDLDGRTLHIRYSVLQLPSQTQVNECVPVSLSGSDLNIPGLFLLPDFVTAEEEQQLLAAVDTQPWIGLAKRRVQHYGYEFCYGTRNVDTKNRLGELPTFVSPILQRISLFPNLDYDPASLNLDQLTVNEYPCGVGLSPHIDTHSAFEDCIFSLSLAGPCIMEFRRYSASTWKAASTTTDDDEKPDSSTCIKKALYLPPRSMLLLSGEARYAWNHYIPHHKIDKVKDKVIRRSPRRVSFTLRKVRNHPCRCEFPQYCDSQQQKHN, encoded by the exons ATGGGCCTACGATGGCCCATTATACAGCCTACGGCGAAGTCACGGCGCCGTAAAACGAAAACCCCAAGTCGGTCGGAGGAAGTGAGCAACCACAAGGAACAGTCTCTGGCTACGAAAATGGTCCAGCCCCGATTCGTCCGTCCGTCGCCATCATCGCCTTCCTCCGGCACCGGAGAACCCAACTCATCCAATCTGTACGTCGCGAATTGCGGGCCGGCGGTTGGACTTTCGCACGACGCGATAGGGGCGGTGTTCTCTGCTTTCGGTGAAGTGAAGGGCGTCTTCCCGGCGGACGAGAGCGGCGTTCGTGTCATCGTCTCTTTCGCGGATCCGTTCTCAGCGAAATCCGCTCTAGAAGCCTTGAGTGGTCGGCCATGTCCGGACCTCGATGGAAGGACTTTACATATTCGATACTCTGTTCTTCAGTTACCTTCCCAG ACGCAGGTGAATGAATGCGTCCCAGTTTCTTTGTCTGGTTCAGATTTGAATATCCCAGGGCTCTTCCTTTTACCTGATTTTGTCACTGCTGAAGAAGAACAG CAATTGCTTGCAGCTGTTGATACTCAGCCTTGGATCGGTCTAGCCAAACGGCGTGTTCAACACTATGGATATGAGTTCTGTTACGGGACAAGAAATGTTGATACCAAGAACCGTCTCGGAGAGCTTCCAACGTTTGTCTCTCCTATACTCCAAAGAATCTCATTGTTCCCGAACCTTGACTACGACCCAGCAAGCTTGAATCTAGACCAGTTAACG GTAAATGAGTACCCATGTGGTGTGGGTTTATCACCTCACATTGACACACATTCAGCGTTTGAAGATTGCATTTTCAGCCTTTCTTTAGCTGGTCCTTGCATTATGGAGTTCAGAAGATACTCTGCTTCCACATGGAAAGCAGCATCAACCACCACCGATGACGACGAGAAGCCAGATAGCTCCACTTGCATCAAGAAAGCTCTATATCTTCCTCCTCGGTCTATGCTCTTATTATCTGGGGAAGCTCGGTACGCTTGGAATCATTACATTCCACATCACAAG ATTGACAAGGTGAAGGATAAAGTGATCAGGAGAAGTCCGAGAAGGGTATCTTTCACATTGCGGAAG GTGAGAAATCATCCTTGCAGGTGTGAGTTCCCACAATACTGTGACTCTCAACAACAAAAACATAACTGA